The sequence below is a genomic window from Dyadobacter chenwenxiniae.
ATCGTTCCGGAAGGCTCTGCGGTGCTTGAAATAGGTTGCGGCACGGGTTATCTGCTGGAACAGCTCCGGCCGGCAAGGGGAGTAGGAATTGATATTTCAAATGAAATGATTCGTTTTGCAAGAATCCGCAGGCCTGCCCAGGTGTATTACGAAATGAATGCTGAGCACATAACACTGGACGAAACATTTGATTATGTGATCATTAGTGACACGGTGGGCAGTTTCAGGGACGTGCAAATGGTGTTTCATGAAATTCACAAAGTGTTTACTCCGCAAACGCGGCTGGTGATCACATCCACCAATTTCATCTGGCGGCCTATACTGAATCTTGCGGAAACCTTAGGCTTGAAGATGCCTCAAAAAAGACAAAACTGGCTGGACATCAGTGATATTATCTCCCTTATTCATGTTGCAGACTTCGACCTGATCGACCATTACAGGAAGATGATTTTACCCAAATACATTCCCCTCATTTCATATTTTTTCAACCGTTACATCGGTAATCTGCCGTTGATCAACGGCCTGGGACTAATCACCTGCCTGGTGGCCAGGAGCAATAGGGTTGTGCGAGATGCTGCTAACGATCTGAGCGTGAGCGTAATCATTCCTGCCCGCAACGAAAAAGGCAACATCGAAGCACTGATCAGGCGCACACCAAAAATGGGCCGCCACACCGAACTGATTTTTGTGGAGGGTAATTCCACAGACCAAACATGGGAGGAAATCCAGCGGCTGGGTGCGCATTACCGGGAATTTCGTGATATCAAATGGGTGCAGCAGGATGGCAAGGGCAAGGGGGATGCTGTAAGAAAAGGCTATGGGATTGCCAGCGGGGACATTCTAATGATCCTGGATGCTGATATGACGGTCGCGCCTGAGGAACTGCCCAAATTTTTCAATGCCATCGCGTCGGGAAAAGGAGAGTATATCAACGGTTCGCGGCTGGTATATCCGATGGAAAAACAGGCTATGCGCTTTCTCAATTTGCTCGGTAATAAATTTTTCAGCCTGGCATTTTCCTGGCTGTTGGGACAAAACTTAAAAGACACGCTCTGCGGCACGAAGGTGCTTTCCAGGGAAAATTATCTCCGATTAGCAGCCAACCGATCCTACTTCGGAGAGTTTGACCCATTTGGAGATTTCGACCTTATTTTCGGGTCGGCCAGACTCAAACTCAAATTCATTGAAATCCCCATCCGTTATCGCGCCCGAACCTACGGCGAAACCAACATTTCCCGTTTCAAACACGGCTGGTTACTGCTCCGAATGACGGTATTTGCTTTGCATAAGATTAAGTTCAACTGATGGGTTCCCTTAATCTTTTACATTAAAGTTTCACCATAAGTTGCAAATTCAAACCCACCTGATATGCTTTTGTATCCATGTTTGAAGGCGGAATTGCGTATGTGAAAGTCGGCTGGGCGATAAGGGATAAGCGTTGGGCGAAATGGTAAATGACACCCGCTCCAACGGTTGGTGAGATCCTTGAAGTATTTTCGTCTGATTTAAAAGTCACCGTGCCGATGTCAGGGATTGTTAAGCGGCTGGTTGTAGCAAAATTCCAGAATGCGCCAGCAGAAAAATAGGGCGATAACTTACGGTCAGACGTTTGTAAATTGGCAACAAGGGGAATCGAAAAGGTGTGGGAACGGCTATCGACATTCGTGGCTTTTATCCGGTAATAGCCGTACCATAGCCCCGTTGAAGCCGACCACTTCTTTGAAAACGAAAATCTTCCGTTCAGTCCGATCCAAATGCCTTTTGGTGAGGCTTCCGATGTCCATCTTTGCGTAGTGAATGTTCCGCTGCTACCAGAGTCGGGCACAATTACATCCACGGTGGTTTTGGAATGTCCTAAAAATGGCGTCACGTTGGCAGAAACAGCGAATTTACTCTGGCTGCAAGCGTCCGACCCGGAAAAAAGGAAACCGGCCAGGATCAGTGAAGTGTAAAATATCGATTTCATATCATGCTTCTTTACAGTTTAGTAACCATTTCTTACTTAGCAATATATGTTAAAATTATAAATAAATAGTACAAATCTCAGGCAAACAAAGGACGCCGTTTCAAATGTTTGATTGATATAAAGCAAATAATAAGTTCCTACAAAGCATAAGGCCTGGCAGATCATGACTGCCAGGCCTTTTCAAATTGAGATAAATCGTAGTAAAAAATAGCTGTGCGTTAATTTACCGTGTGCGGAATTTCATTCAAATTGTACCAGGCTTCGGTGCTCCATAAGTTGCTTCCGTTTTGGCTTATCATGTTTTTCCGGTTCAAATGAATGTAAACCATATGCTTGCTTTTCATGCCAGCCAGCTGCAATGTCACCTTCTTGCGGTCTGCGGAAACTTTGACAGATTTTACAGCCAGGTTTTCCTCGTCCATCTTCGGGCCGCCGTAATCACCGGTTGGCTTAAACCACCATTGGCGGATCTCGTAATCAGCGGCTGTTTCGCCCACGCCTTCTTTCAAAGGCTCCGTAAATTCAATTTCCAAACCGTCTGATTTAGCTCTTACAGCCAGCATTTCAAACGCAACTTTATCATTGAAAGTCAGTTTTTGTAATCCGTAACCCAGCTTGCCGGTGTGTCCCCAGTTACCCGTAGAACCCACGCCGCCAATATAAAGCGAACCGTCAGGGCTCCATGCGAGGCGGTTAACGCCTGCTTCCAGTCCCTGCGTAAACCGGAAAACGGCTCCCTGGTAAACGCCATTCACTTTTTCAGCAAAAATACGCTTAATGCCGCCATGCGTTACATCGCCATGGATCATCTGGTTTTGGTAAGGACCCACATTCAGCTTAGCGGGCTGGCTTGGGGAGTTCCCGATCTCATCCTGCGTAAGCCACATGATCGGAGGCGTTTCCTTGCGATTCGCAGTGCCTTCAAAGTCCACGGACCGCGAGCCATACCAGGCGCCTTCCTGCAAATGAATGATCTTGTTGGCAGGCAGCCAGTCGCCCTGGTTATCGGCAATAAATATTTCATCATCCACACCAAGACCAATGCCATTCGGCGTCCTTAACCCGGATGCTACGAATGTGAATGAGCCGTCTTTTTTAGAAATTTTTACCACTTTTCCACGGTCCGGGATTTGCGGTTTTGTGCTCGCTCCGCCGGGGTTAATGGCCGTTGCCAATGTTCCGTAGAAATAGCCGTCTTTATATACCAGCCCAAAGGCAAATTCATGGAAGTTGGCAGAGACTTTCCACCCGTTGCAAATGGTCTGATATTCGTCGATGAGCTCATCTTTATTTAAATCAACAAGTTTGGTGAGCTCTTGTTTCTGCATGATGTAAATTTCATCGTCCACGACTTTCAAACCCAGCGGCTCGGCTAATCCGTATGCAATGCGTTTTACCTTAATGTCATTGGGTGTTGTGGCTTTGCGGCCGTCTACAATGTAAACGGAGCCCAGCGAATCCCACGTGCTCACAACCATTCTCCCATCCGCCAGAAAATCCATTCCGCCGACTCTCGGCTGAAAATTATCCGGCCGCGCCTGCGCTAATGTGAAACTTGGGTGCACAGCAACGAGCGGCGACTTATCGCCGGGAATGTCTTCTTTTTTGACGTCAACCGGCGTTTGTGCAGTCTTTTTAATGTCCGCACCTTTGTATGTGAAAACGCTTGGCGGAACCACTACAAACTCCTTGCTGCCATACGGACGCCATTGTAAAGAAAGTCCTTTGCCAAACGAACCCTGATAATATTCCACTCTGAAAGGATGTTTGCCCGGTTTTAAAATGATCTCGCCATCGGTCGGCTGCAACCCGTGATTGACGCCGTTATCGACAACCATTTTATCATCAATAAACAACTTCCCGCCATCGTCACAAACCAGTCGGAAAACAATGTTCGTCGTCTTTTTAATGTTGATATAACCACTTGCGTAGATGGCGAAATTGTCTTTTAAATCACCAAAGTCCCGCTCGTCCAAATGCAATGCATTGATCGATCCGGCTTGAACCGGCAACATTTCATCATTGATTTCAGGGACGCTGCCAATGCCGCTGGCGAATTGGTAAATGTTCACCGCAATGCCGATTTTTTCAGTCGCTGCAGCCACTTTCGCGGGAGCAATGGATTTAAGCACAATCGGGTAGGCAGGCTTAGGCATTAATTTGTTTGCCGCCTGTGCTTTTTCCTTTTGTGCATCCAGTTCCAGGATGTAGGAGACCATGGTTTCGGCATCTTCTTTTTTCAAATCGGGATGCGGCGACATGGCGATTTGTCCCCAGTTGCCTGCGCCGCCTTTGATCACTTTGGTAACCAGCAGGTCTTTGTTTTTGTCATTGTTTTCATAACGCTCGGCAATGGCTTTATAAGCCGGGCCAACGGTTTTTACTTCCTGGTTATGGCACGTGTTACAGTCGCTTTTTGCAAAAAGTCCAGCGGCCATGTCCGCTTTGCTTTCCTGCTGGGCTGTTTGCGGCTGTGCTGGTTTTTCGGTCAGGTTAACTGAAAAAGTTGTCTTGCCTGTATTATTCAGGATCAGCTTGCCATTCATCGCAATGAAGGACTGGTTTCCGGCGGCTTCTTTGCTGATAACGCCTAGATATTTCCCATCCGTTTTATAGTCGGTATCCGTAGCAAGTGAATTCAAATGCACATTCAGCGACAATTCAATTCCGGTTGGCGCGTTAGCAACCGTAAACACGCGTTCAAAACCTGCTTTGCCATTTCCCGCATCAAAAAACTCAGGTCTTTCTTCAACAGAAATCTTTTTCCCCTGATAATCCAGATCGTATTTCAATGTAACCTGATTATCGAGCACCGTATGGCCTTTGTAATTGATTTCCGGCGTCACTTCTTTGCCGTCCGCAGTTATGCGCCAGGGATTTCCGTCCGGCTCTTCCATGTAAGTGGTTCCTACTGAAACCGGCTGCGGGCCGTGCGACGAGGTGTAAACCGGTCCGTTAAAATCGATTTTTCCCGTCCAGGCTTTGTATAAAGCGGCTGTTTTGGTGTTGTAGGCAAGCCAGAGATTGTCGTGCAACGCAATGCTGAGAATCCGGGGTTTGGAATCGAGCACGGAGCGTAGGACCCAGGCTTCACGGGGGCGCTTAACGTCTGAAAAGCCAGCATTTGTTGCTGGCTTTATATGGAAAGTGCTGACCGGGCCGCGATAGGCCGAGCCGAGCACTGCAACTAAAATTGCAGCGCTCAACACAACCAAGCTTGGCCCGACCAAAGGTTTGTGAAATTTCATCTAATTATATTTTAGTAACCAGGGTTTTGCTTCAATTGTGGTGAAGCATTCATTACATTTTGTCCGATCGGGAAAATTTCTGTGTGATTGTCCGCATCGGGTTTCTTGTCCCACCAGGTGCCGGTTGTGAATACGCCCCAGCGAATCAGATCCGTTCTTCTGCGGCCTTCTGCCAGGAATTCACGCATCCATTCGTCGAGCATTTCCTGGTCGGTAAGCTCGGCACCGTTGGCTTTGTAAAGGCTGGGCGAACCGGCTGGATAATTGCGTTTGCGGACTGCGTTCAGCAATGTTGCCGCTGCCGCTTTGTTTCCTGCACGATATTTACATTCAGCCAGAGAATAATAGATTTCCGCAAAACGGATTTCTGCATAAGCGGAAGAGATTTTGTTGGGATCATCACTCGGGTAGTAAGGATATTTCACCGGATAAAGGCCGGAATTGTTGTCCGCATTGTTCATGTTTGAAACCTTATCCGCAATCTTGGTTCCCGGTTTTGCATTCAAAAATTTACCAACCTGATCCCGCAGGAACAGGGGATAAGGACCTTTGAAACCTCTAACCGTATCTTGTTTGCCCGCTGCATTTTTGTAAGGTAAATATCCGTAAAGGAACATTCCTTCGCGCTTGCTGCCACCCAGGTTTTTGTATTTTTTCAAACGCAGATCATCCTTGTATTTCTGAAATTTGATAAATGGTTTTCCCAGAGTAAAGCTGTATTCTACGCTGTCCACATCGCGGCCCGGCTGCATGGCATATTTCGGGTTGGCATTACCAAAATCGGTAAATCCGAAATAGCTTGGTGCCAGGTTGGGCAGCATCCAGAAATACATGCCGCCGTCATACTGCCAGTGCGTTTGCGCAAAGCTGCCCGGGAATCCGAAAATGGTTTCTTTTGAAGTCGGGTTTGTGTAGTCAAAAGGAGCATCCCAGCGTGTTTCCAATGCATAGGAGCCATATTTGCCGTCAATGATCTCTTGCGCAAGTGTTTCACAGTCTTTGAAACGGTCGGTTCCGGTGTATACTTTCGCATTCAGGTAAAGCCTTACCAGCAATGCGGCTGCGCCGCCTTTTGTCCACCGTCCCGAAACATTGTTGCCCAATGTCGTGTTGGTCGAAAGCTTTGGAAGCGCATCTTTCAATTCCTGCTCGATGTAAGCAAATGCTTCCTGCGGCGAAACCTGCGGTCCGCCTTCGGTCTGGCCTTTTACTTTGGTAACAATGACAATGTTTCTGTAAAAGTCCAGCAAACGAATGTTCAGCCATGCACGAAGCACTTTCAGTTCTGCGATCATGCCGTCCAGTTCTTCACGGGTCATTTCGAATTTGGAGGGGTCGGTAATGCCTTCCAAATCTTCCAGCGAGTTGGTCGCCAGCGTTACGCCTCCGTAAAGTGCGTTCCAGGCATCGGTTGTATAGTTGTCCTGCGGTGTCCAGGTGTGGTAATGCACGCGCTGGAACTGCCCGCCGTCGAACCAGTCGCCCTGGCGGTTTGGCGTCATCATTTCATCGGAACTGTTCTCCTGCAGCATGAATGTACTGCCGCCCTGGATGGTCCAGTAACTGTGCTCAAATGCTCTCAAAAAGTCTCGCGTTACGTCATCACGTGTTTGCAGGAAGTTTTCAGAGGTAATCTTGTCATATAATTCTTCGTCCAGGTTGGTGCAGCCCGCCGTTACGGACAGGAGCGCACAGGCAGCAAACCGGAGCATGTATTTTGAAATATGATTTCTTTTCATTTTTGAATCAGGTCAGCTTATTAGAATGTAAGTTGTAAGCCCAGCAGCAACTGCGTTGTCGAAGGATAGTAATTCAGCGTACCGTTGTTATCCGAGTTGGTATTGACGCCCGGATACAGCCCGTTGATCTGGATCAGGTCGGGATCGCCGCCAGTGAACTTGGTAAATGTTGCCAGGTTGCGCGTCGTTGCATAGATACGCGCCGACTTCATGAATTTTGTTTTCATGGGCTGTGTGTAGCTGAGGGTAATGTTGTCCACTTTCAAAAATCCGCCCGGTTCCAGGAAGTAGTCCGAAAGCGATGAATAGGTTGCTGTACTCGTCAGCTTTGAATATTTGCTACCATCAAAAGCCGAGGTCAGCAAGTTGGCATTTTGCTGTGCGGCTGGAGTGCCCAGATAGAAAGCATAAGTATTGAACAGTTTGTAGCCAAATGCACCTCGGAAGAACACGCTCAGATCCCAGTTTTTGTAAGTAAAATTGTTTGTAATCCCGGTTGTGAACTTGGGAAGGCCGTTACCGACAAACTGCTTGTCATCATTGTTGGCCTCATTAGCAGGCACGATATCACCATTTCTGTTGTAGACCAGCAGCGCGCCGGCGTCATTTACGCCCGCAGATTTGAGCGCATAAAAACCCCCGATACGTTTGTCTTCCTGCAATCGCTGCAACGTTCCCGGACTCCCGGGTGCTGGCATGCCTACGACATCAACGTAGCTCTGCCCTTTGAAAAGATTGTTTGAAAACGAGACAAATTTATTGTCGTTAAATGCGCCGGTAACCGACAAGTTGTAGCTAAATGCGCCTTTGTTGACCACTGCTGCACTTAACTGCAATTCCAGGCCTGTGTTGCGCATCGTGCCCACATTGGCAAATGTTTGTCCCTGGATATTGGGTGGGTTCGCTACATTATAGTTCCCCAAAAGATCCTTGTTGGTACGTACATAATAATTCATGCTACCCGTAATCTTGCTGCTAAGCAATTCAAAGTCAAGCCCGATATTGAAGTTGGCCGCTTTTTCCCAGCGCAAATCGTAGTTGGTATTCTGGTTAGGTCCCCAGACCTGGTAAGAGTTTCCGTTGTATGGATAATAACCGTAGCCGCCATAAGTATCCAGCGACTTGTAACTGTCAAAGTCCTGGTTCCCGGTTTCACCATAATCGGCGCGAAGTTTCAGTTCATTCAGCCAGGGGATGTCTTTCAGGAATCTTTCCTGCGTCAGGCGCCATGCAAATGATGCTGCCGGGAAATATCCCCATTTGTTGTCGTAACCAAACTTGGAAGATCCTTCTCTGCGAAGACTGGCAGACAGGTAATATTTTTCGTCAAAATCGTAGTTCACCCGTCCGAAAAAGGCGATCAGTTTCGAGCTGTTTTTGTAAGAACCTACGCCGTTAATCCCTTTCTCTACGTTCCATAATCCGGTTCCAAGTCCGTTGTAAGTAAGTACATTGGAAGGGAATTTTTCGTTGCCTGCATTAAATCCTGAGGCTGTGAAATATTGAAAAGAGTAACCACCGAGAAGCTTCACAGCATGTTTGCCCTTATCCAGGAAATAATTACCTAGCCATTCCAAACTTTTCTGATCGTTTTCTTCCAGCGCCTGGTATGCTGTATTCCGTCCGGTGCCATTAATGACGGGCGTAATGTTGGACGGCGTAAAGTTCATAATGCGATTGGATGTGCTTACTTCTCCGAATGTTAGTGTCGTGTTCAGGTTGTCCAGAATGTTCAGCTTTATAGAGCCATTCAGATCGAGTGATTTACGCTCGCGGTCCTGCAACACGTTGGTAGCAAACTCAACGGGGTTGTTAGCAAAAAAACCTGAATTGATGTAGCTGTATTTGCCGGTTGAGTCCCGCACAGGGATCGTCGGATTGAGCGTCAATGCATAGTTGAATGCACTGTAATCGGCTTCACTGATCTTCGCATATCGTGGCGCTGCACTGAAAGTAAGTGCAAGCAGGTTATTGGCAGTGGTGTGATTGATGTTCACCCGGCCGCCATATTCTCTTTTTCCCGAGCGCAAGTCAATTCCGTTGGCATCGCGGTAATCCACGGAGGTGAAATAGTTGGTTTGCCCACTTCCGCCAGAAAACTGCAATGTATGCTTGTGAGAGAAGGATGGCTGACGGCTCACTTCTTTGAGCCAATTGCTATTTCCTCCGAAATCAAAGCCGCGGTTATTGGCAAGAAATTGATCTTTGGAAAGTACCGAAAGCTCATTGGCCAGATAGTCAAAAGTCGTGTAGCCGTCATAGAATAAACGTGGTTCCGCTGAGCCTTTTTTGGTGGTAATCACAATTACCCCGTTGCTTCCGCGCGTTCCGTAAATGGCCGAAGCCGCGCCGCCTTTTAATACATCAATAGATTCGATCTCGTTCTGGTTGATGTTGTCAATGTTACCGCCCGGAATCCCGTTGATGACAAACAATGGCCCCAAACCCGCGCTGCGCGAGGAGGCGCCACGCAACTGAATGTTTGCCGAAGAGTTCGGATCAGCCGTCGATGTGTTGGTTATCGTAAGTCCGGCTACTTTTCCCTGAATGGCCATCATTGGGTTGTTACCTCCCACGCGAAGCAGGTCTTTGGAAGAAAGGTGCGTGATCGCGCTGGAGACTTCCTTTTTGTTTAGGGAGCCATACCCAATCACGACCACTTCATTAAGGGTTTTTTGATCTTCTGCCAATGTGATTTCCACATTCGACTTGTTTGTTACGTCCACATCCTGAGCCACATAGCCTACGCTTGAAACCGTAAGTGTTTTGGCGCCAGCCGAAAGCTGCAAGGTGAATTTTCCCTCCGCATCGGTGGTGGTTCCGTTGCTTGTGCCTTTCTCTACAACCGAAACACCCGGCAAAGCGCCTTGCTTATCCGAAACTTTACCAGAAATCGGGGTGCCCGTTTGAGCCTGTGCTACCCCGGAAATGGCCACGAGCATGCTCAAAAGCATTGCGATCGCTGTTCCGGCAGACCAGCTCGTCCGCATCCGCCTTTTAGCAGCTTGCGCCATTTTGTACAAATTATTTTTCATTAAAATTGTTGGTTAAATTGGAATTTTGAACTCCGCACTTGTTACTATCCGATTAATTTATTGGACTTATTTAAAGTGGTGCGAATTTCCTGCTTTGCTCATTAACGGAATGATCTGTGAGTCTCAATTTTAGATCAATTCGTCTCAACATGAAGTTTTATTAATTACCAATGATTTTACAGGGATATATTTATAAAAATGTTTGACGAAAAAGGGTCGGTTTCAAAGCTGACTTTGTTCGATGCCTGGGTGAAAAAGCTGCTCTCTACGTTCTGCTTCTTGTTTTTTTGTCTGGCCTGCCTGGGTCAGGAAGCGCCGTATTATTTCAAAAATTACAAAGTTTCGGATGGACTTTCTGGCAATGCAACGGGGGATATTATTCAGGATAAAAAAGGATTTATCTGGATCGCCAGCCGCAACGGGCTCAACCGGTTTGACGGAAATTCTTTTAAGATTTTCAGGAGCAAGGAGGGTGTTTCGACCAGCCTGGGAAGCAACTCCGTTTTTTCAATTTCCGAGGATGGTGACGAAAAACTTTGGATCGGGACGCATAAGGGCGTTTATATCTATAATCCTGTTTCAGACCAATTTTCTGTCTTCAAATTAATCCCGACCGGCGAAGTGCGGATGATCCGCGGCGATCAGGACGGCGGCATCTGGATCATTTCCGACAATCAACTTTACAGGTTTGATTCCAAAAAAGGAAAAGTAACGGCGCTTCCCGATGCTGCCAACACCGTCGCCGTTCACGTCGCGGCCAGCGGAATGGTTTGGGCCACATTCAGCAACGGGGTGATCCGGCGCTATCATCCTGCGTTGGGCACGGTGGCCAGATATGACCTTTCAGGCCGTGTGAATGAGATTTTTTCAAACATGCGCCTGCATGCAGTTTCTGATTCCACGCTGCTGGTCGGGAATATGAAAACGCTGCTGCTTTTCAATTACAACACGGGAAATATTACAGACATTTCAAAGCAGACAGCTCAGAACCAGGACATTTACATTCACACTTTTTTCCAAAATGGCAAAGACGAATACTGGCTGGGTTCTGAGTCAGGACTCTTCATTCTGGATTTGAAAAAGAAGCAAATGAAGCAGATCGTGAAGGAGAAATACAACCCTTACTCCATCACGGACAACATTATCAACGCCATTTTCAAGGATCGCGAAGGAGGGATCTGGATCAGCACGCAGTTTGGCGGCGTCAATTATTACTCTGCTGAATTCAACCGTTTTCAAAAATATTTCCCCCAGCCGGGCAACAGCATCAGCGGGAATCTGATCCACGAAATTGTGAAGGACAAATACGGTAAACTCTGGATAGGAACCGAAGATGCGGGTCTCAACCAACTGGACTTGCAAACAGGAACATTCCGATCGTTTCTTCCTGATGGCAAAAAAGGAAGCATTGCGTATCGAAACCTGCACGGATTGGTCGCTGACGGAGATGAGTTATGGATCGGGACTTACGAGCATGGACTGGATGTGATGGATCTGAAAACCAATAAAGTGATCCG
It includes:
- a CDS encoding glycosyltransferase translates to MTGEEREKWISKNAYYHRSLVKHLKSIVPEGSAVLEIGCGTGYLLEQLRPARGVGIDISNEMIRFARIRRPAQVYYEMNAEHITLDETFDYVIISDTVGSFRDVQMVFHEIHKVFTPQTRLVITSTNFIWRPILNLAETLGLKMPQKRQNWLDISDIISLIHVADFDLIDHYRKMILPKYIPLISYFFNRYIGNLPLINGLGLITCLVARSNRVVRDAANDLSVSVIIPARNEKGNIEALIRRTPKMGRHTELIFVEGNSTDQTWEEIQRLGAHYREFRDIKWVQQDGKGKGDAVRKGYGIASGDILMILDADMTVAPEELPKFFNAIASGKGEYINGSRLVYPMEKQAMRFLNLLGNKFFSLAFSWLLGQNLKDTLCGTKVLSRENYLRLAANRSYFGEFDPFGDFDLIFGSARLKLKFIEIPIRYRARTYGETNISRFKHGWLLLRMTVFALHKIKFN
- a CDS encoding outer membrane beta-barrel protein produces the protein MKSIFYTSLILAGFLFSGSDACSQSKFAVSANVTPFLGHSKTTVDVIVPDSGSSGTFTTQRWTSEASPKGIWIGLNGRFSFSKKWSASTGLWYGYYRIKATNVDSRSHTFSIPLVANLQTSDRKLSPYFSAGAFWNFATTSRLTIPDIGTVTFKSDENTSRISPTVGAGVIYHFAQRLSLIAQPTFTYAIPPSNMDTKAYQVGLNLQLMVKL
- a CDS encoding PA14 domain-containing protein — protein: MKFHKPLVGPSLVVLSAAILVAVLGSAYRGPVSTFHIKPATNAGFSDVKRPREAWVLRSVLDSKPRILSIALHDNLWLAYNTKTAALYKAWTGKIDFNGPVYTSSHGPQPVSVGTTYMEEPDGNPWRITADGKEVTPEINYKGHTVLDNQVTLKYDLDYQGKKISVEERPEFFDAGNGKAGFERVFTVANAPTGIELSLNVHLNSLATDTDYKTDGKYLGVISKEAAGNQSFIAMNGKLILNNTGKTTFSVNLTEKPAQPQTAQQESKADMAAGLFAKSDCNTCHNQEVKTVGPAYKAIAERYENNDKNKDLLVTKVIKGGAGNWGQIAMSPHPDLKKEDAETMVSYILELDAQKEKAQAANKLMPKPAYPIVLKSIAPAKVAAATEKIGIAVNIYQFASGIGSVPEINDEMLPVQAGSINALHLDERDFGDLKDNFAIYASGYINIKKTTNIVFRLVCDDGGKLFIDDKMVVDNGVNHGLQPTDGEIILKPGKHPFRVEYYQGSFGKGLSLQWRPYGSKEFVVVPPSVFTYKGADIKKTAQTPVDVKKEDIPGDKSPLVAVHPSFTLAQARPDNFQPRVGGMDFLADGRMVVSTWDSLGSVYIVDGRKATTPNDIKVKRIAYGLAEPLGLKVVDDEIYIMQKQELTKLVDLNKDELIDEYQTICNGWKVSANFHEFAFGLVYKDGYFYGTLATAINPGGASTKPQIPDRGKVVKISKKDGSFTFVASGLRTPNGIGLGVDDEIFIADNQGDWLPANKIIHLQEGAWYGSRSVDFEGTANRKETPPIMWLTQDEIGNSPSQPAKLNVGPYQNQMIHGDVTHGGIKRIFAEKVNGVYQGAVFRFTQGLEAGVNRLAWSPDGSLYIGGVGSTGNWGHTGKLGYGLQKLTFNDKVAFEMLAVRAKSDGLEIEFTEPLKEGVGETAADYEIRQWWFKPTGDYGGPKMDEENLAVKSVKVSADRKKVTLQLAGMKSKHMVYIHLNRKNMISQNGSNLWSTEAWYNLNEIPHTVN
- a CDS encoding RagB/SusD family nutrient uptake outer membrane protein, with the protein product MKRNHISKYMLRFAACALLSVTAGCTNLDEELYDKITSENFLQTRDDVTRDFLRAFEHSYWTIQGGSTFMLQENSSDEMMTPNRQGDWFDGGQFQRVHYHTWTPQDNYTTDAWNALYGGVTLATNSLEDLEGITDPSKFEMTREELDGMIAELKVLRAWLNIRLLDFYRNIVIVTKVKGQTEGGPQVSPQEAFAYIEQELKDALPKLSTNTTLGNNVSGRWTKGGAAALLVRLYLNAKVYTGTDRFKDCETLAQEIIDGKYGSYALETRWDAPFDYTNPTSKETIFGFPGSFAQTHWQYDGGMYFWMLPNLAPSYFGFTDFGNANPKYAMQPGRDVDSVEYSFTLGKPFIKFQKYKDDLRLKKYKNLGGSKREGMFLYGYLPYKNAAGKQDTVRGFKGPYPLFLRDQVGKFLNAKPGTKIADKVSNMNNADNNSGLYPVKYPYYPSDDPNKISSAYAEIRFAEIYYSLAECKYRAGNKAAAATLLNAVRKRNYPAGSPSLYKANGAELTDQEMLDEWMREFLAEGRRRTDLIRWGVFTTGTWWDKKPDADNHTEIFPIGQNVMNASPQLKQNPGY
- a CDS encoding SusC/RagA family TonB-linked outer membrane protein, producing MKNNLYKMAQAAKRRMRTSWSAGTAIAMLLSMLVAISGVAQAQTGTPISGKVSDKQGALPGVSVVEKGTSNGTTTDAEGKFTLQLSAGAKTLTVSSVGYVAQDVDVTNKSNVEITLAEDQKTLNEVVVIGYGSLNKKEVSSAITHLSSKDLLRVGGNNPMMAIQGKVAGLTITNTSTADPNSSANIQLRGASSRSAGLGPLFVINGIPGGNIDNINQNEIESIDVLKGGAASAIYGTRGSNGVIVITTKKGSAEPRLFYDGYTTFDYLANELSVLSKDQFLANNRGFDFGGNSNWLKEVSRQPSFSHKHTLQFSGGSGQTNYFTSVDYRDANGIDLRSGKREYGGRVNINHTTANNLLALTFSAAPRYAKISEADYSAFNYALTLNPTIPVRDSTGKYSYINSGFFANNPVEFATNVLQDRERKSLDLNGSIKLNILDNLNTTLTFGEVSTSNRIMNFTPSNITPVINGTGRNTAYQALEENDQKSLEWLGNYFLDKGKHAVKLLGGYSFQYFTASGFNAGNEKFPSNVLTYNGLGTGLWNVEKGINGVGSYKNSSKLIAFFGRVNYDFDEKYYLSASLRREGSSKFGYDNKWGYFPAASFAWRLTQERFLKDIPWLNELKLRADYGETGNQDFDSYKSLDTYGGYGYYPYNGNSYQVWGPNQNTNYDLRWEKAANFNIGLDFELLSSKITGSMNYYVRTNKDLLGNYNVANPPNIQGQTFANVGTMRNTGLELQLSAAVVNKGAFSYNLSVTGAFNDNKFVSFSNNLFKGQSYVDVVGMPAPGSPGTLQRLQEDKRIGGFYALKSAGVNDAGALLVYNRNGDIVPANEANNDDKQFVGNGLPKFTTGITNNFTYKNWDLSVFFRGAFGYKLFNTYAFYLGTPAAQQNANLLTSAFDGSKYSKLTSTATYSSLSDYFLEPGGFLKVDNITLSYTQPMKTKFMKSARIYATTRNLATFTKFTGGDPDLIQINGLYPGVNTNSDNNGTLNYYPSTTQLLLGLQLTF